The stretch of DNA GATTCTGATAGGATAAGAGTCGGAGATTCTGTGATAGCAATAGGAAATGCATTTGGATTTGGCGGGACCGTAACTTCAGGTATTGTATCTGCCAAAGGTCGGCATTTAGACGGCATATTTTATGAAGAGTTCATTCAAACTGATGCTTCTATCAATAGAGGCAACTCAGGCGGTCCCATGTTTAACATGAATGGCGAAGTTATCGGCGTGAACACAGCTATAGTTTCCCCTAGTGGTGGAAATGTTGGTATTGGATTCGCCATACCTTCAAATACGGCAAAATCCATTATCAATCAGCTTATAAAAGGGGGAAAGATTCAACGTGGTTGGTTAGGCATACAATTTCTACCAATTAATCAAAAAATTGCCAAAGCATTTGGATTGGGAGATGACGTACGAGGAGCAATAGTTGTTGATGTACTAAAAGGAAGCCCAGCAGAAAAGGCTGGGATTAAGATGAGTGACATAATAGTTAAATTCAACGGCATCGCATTAGACAAAGCTAACAAGTTTCCAAAAGTTGTTGCAAGCGCTCCTGTGAATAAAAAGATTCCATTAGACGTAATCAGAAAAGGAAATATTGTGACTTTATATGTGAGCCTGGAGTTTCAAAAAAATGATGATCAAATAGTTAGCAAGAGAGCCGAAACAACGGTAGGCACTACTTCATATGGGATTAGCGTTGCAAATTTAACAAGCGAAATCAGAAAACATTATAATATTGATGAAAGTATAAAAGCAGGCGTCGTTATCACAAAACTTGACAAAAACTCAAATGCTTTTAAAAATGGGGCAAAAGAAGGTGATGTCATCATAACAATCAACCAAGATGAAGTGAATTCTGCCAAACAGTTTAAAACATTACTTACAAATATAAAATTAAGATCA from Candidatus Bandiella woodruffii encodes:
- a CDS encoding Do family serine endopeptidase — its product is MYISLLFYKFRKISLLCFGLMTLFFNSQVFAEQNNSNSIADVIEKLTPAVVNISTTQLIEGKNNDNIPQDLPEEFYKFFEEFNNNREGFDNKPTKVLSLGSGFFIDDKGHIVTNNHVIDNAEEINITIGDNDGKVYKAKVIGKDKKTDLALLKIEVKEKLPFVRFGDSDRIRVGDSVIAIGNAFGFGGTVTSGIVSAKGRHLDGIFYEEFIQTDASINRGNSGGPMFNMNGEVIGVNTAIVSPSGGNVGIGFAIPSNTAKSIINQLIKGGKIQRGWLGIQFLPINQKIAKAFGLGDDVRGAIVVDVLKGSPAEKAGIKMSDIIVKFNGIALDKANKFPKVVASAPVNKKIPLDVIRKGNIVTLYVSLEFQKNDDQIVSKRAETTVGTTSYGISVANLTSEIRKHYNIDESIKAGVVITKLDKNSNAFKNGAKEGDVIITINQDEVNSAKQFKTLLTNIKLRSPKGEAVAILFISRKNNNSIMPIPIELD